From Peptoanaerobacter stomatis, one genomic window encodes:
- a CDS encoding helix-turn-helix transcriptional regulator, whose protein sequence is MNILDILKKYSDEDHRLSQKDIADILKSKYEMVADRRAIKRNIMNLIDFGYDIEYSEKVRNIVDKNGNEEETILLSDFYLNSGFTDVELRLLIDGVLSSKNMPHTHQKKLIEKIENLSNKYFKSKVQYIGSISDNSIQNKELFYIIEILDEAISKNKKVSFYYNDYGMDKKLNPKKNNDGIEKEYIVNPYQMAVANGRYYLICNYDKYDNMSNYRVDKISNIKILKEKRKSIKKVKDYKDGLNMQKHMAEHIYMFAGESIRVEMQAKKYIVSELIDWFGKNIEFRNETEDEIVAVVNINKNAMRRWALQYALHVRITQPQELVDILKKDIQDAYNNYYFDF, encoded by the coding sequence ATGAATATATTGGATATTTTGAAAAAATATTCAGATGAAGATCATAGACTAAGTCAAAAAGATATAGCGGATATACTGAAGTCTAAGTATGAAATGGTTGCAGATAGAAGAGCTATAAAACGTAATATAATGAATTTGATTGATTTTGGATATGATATTGAATATAGCGAAAAAGTAAGAAATATAGTAGATAAAAATGGTAATGAAGAAGAAACCATCCTATTATCAGATTTTTATCTTAATAGTGGTTTTACAGATGTAGAACTAAGATTATTGATAGATGGCGTATTATCATCAAAAAATATGCCACATACTCACCAAAAAAAATTAATAGAAAAAATTGAAAATCTGTCAAATAAATATTTCAAATCAAAAGTACAGTATATAGGATCTATATCTGATAATAGTATTCAAAACAAAGAATTGTTTTATATAATAGAAATTTTAGATGAAGCAATAAGCAAGAATAAAAAAGTATCATTTTACTATAATGATTATGGAATGGATAAGAAGCTTAATCCTAAGAAGAACAATGATGGAATAGAAAAAGAATATATAGTCAATCCATACCAAATGGCAGTAGCAAACGGAAGATATTATCTTATATGCAATTATGATAAATATGATAATATGTCTAATTACAGAGTGGATAAAATATCGAATATAAAAATACTAAAAGAAAAAAGAAAATCTATAAAAAAGGTAAAAGATTACAAAGACGGACTTAATATGCAAAAACATATGGCAGAGCATATCTATATGTTTGCAGGAGAGAGTATAAGAGTAGAGATGCAAGCTAAAAAATATATAGTATCAGAGCTTATAGATTGGTTTGGGAAAAACATAGAATTTAGAAATGAAACAGAAGATGAAATTGTTGCTGTTGTAAATATCAATAAAAATGCTATGAGAAGATGGGCATTGCAATATGCACTTCATGTCAGGATTACACAACCACAGGAATTGGTAGATATTTTAAAAAAAGATATACAAGATGCATATAATAATTATTATTTTGATTTTTAA
- a CDS encoding PD-(D/E)XK nuclease family protein: MSNELRKTNLFYYATSELSQDAFICYLVAHLIKECRNDNEQIYNCAVEFVNKILKTKGIEFNEDMEVEIKKQYNKIDVLIILSDKKHEKKYYVIIEDKTFADTHNDQINRYKSGLIKSEKLDNDEDIICVFYKIIEQSEDEKDVDIEFKRNDILEILNKYKNNNNSQIFLDYIEYLEDIDTKVNSYKTLDISEWFSESYRGFFKDLKENFLKEEDSKWGFVNNVKGGFMFFCYSIFKKNDGHYIGIDKDFYDEIYLQIEDNELAVKYKVTKDIAEYNRHKDNKGYIEKLKNNRDIIYKKVLENLNEKWKKSFNKTSFRRGRYMTVAKIEYDMSNYKEIFTDVKSALLSIKL, encoded by the coding sequence ATGTCAAATGAACTTAGAAAAACTAATTTATTTTATTATGCAACAAGTGAGCTTTCACAAGATGCTTTTATTTGTTATTTAGTAGCACACCTTATAAAAGAATGTAGAAACGACAATGAGCAAATATATAATTGTGCAGTAGAGTTTGTAAACAAGATTTTGAAGACAAAAGGAATAGAGTTCAATGAAGACATGGAAGTAGAGATAAAAAAACAATATAATAAAATAGATGTCCTTATTATATTGAGTGATAAAAAACATGAAAAAAAATATTATGTTATAATAGAAGACAAAACGTTTGCAGATACGCATAATGACCAAATAAACAGATATAAGAGCGGTCTAATTAAAAGTGAAAAATTAGATAATGATGAGGATATAATTTGTGTTTTCTATAAAATTATTGAGCAATCTGAAGATGAAAAAGATGTTGATATAGAATTTAAGAGAAATGATATACTTGAAATACTTAACAAATATAAAAATAATAATAATAGTCAGATATTCTTAGATTATATAGAGTATCTTGAAGATATAGATACAAAAGTCAATTCATACAAAACATTGGATATCAGTGAATGGTTTAGCGAATCTTACAGAGGATTTTTCAAAGATTTAAAAGAAAATTTTTTAAAAGAGGAAGATTCTAAATGGGGATTTGTGAATAACGTAAAAGGAGGATTTATGTTTTTTTGCTACTCCATATTTAAGAAAAATGACGGACACTATATTGGTATTGATAAAGATTTTTATGATGAAATATATTTACAAATAGAAGATAACGAACTTGCCGTAAAATATAAGGTAACAAAGGATATTGCCGAATACAATAGACATAAGGATAATAAAGGATATATAGAAAAATTGAAAAACAATAGAGATATAATTTATAAAAAAGTGCTTGAAAATTTAAATGAAAAATGGAAAAAAAGTTTTAATAAAACTTCATTTAGAAGAGGAAGATATATGACTGTAGCTAAAATAGAGTATGATATGTCAAATTACAAAGAAATATTTACTGATGTAAAAAGTGCTTTACTATCAATAAAGTTATAA
- a CDS encoding WG repeat-containing protein encodes FQEGLAEVQKDEKWGFIDKRGNEIVELKYDEVLCFKEGLAAVQKDEKWGFIDKKGNEIIKLKYDYVGYFKEGLAVVNKGYKWGFIDKKGREIIELKYDYVYDFKEGLAIVEKYNRFGLIDKKGNNIIDIKYDGIDIDFRNDLIFVKKKGKWGFIDKLGTELTEFVYDKIITLKEEILVVSKGEKIGFIDKTGKEITEIKYDYIEYSLGCIRLLSENNKQVKNYTQDILSLFLESYWDCNYIDYLTSVFREDAIIVKKDGKYGYIDKMGKELTEIKYDAVSTFTDGIAVAIKDFKIDIIDGDIPYLTYHDVNILRWIIDRIIEQGKYIVIDVNWKKVNTLEYNVLKDKLECAVILALFDFILY; translated from the coding sequence TTTTCAAGAAGGTTTGGCAGAAGTACAAAAAGATGAAAAATGGGGATTCATAGATAAAAGAGGAAACGAGATAGTAGAGTTAAAATATGATGAAGTATTATGTTTTAAAGAAGGTTTGGCGGCAGTACAAAAAGATGAAAAATGGGGATTTATAGATAAAAAAGGAAATGAGATAATAAAGTTAAAATATGATTATGTAGGGTATTTTAAAGAAGGCTTAGCAGTAGTAAATAAAGGCTATAAATGGGGATTCATAGACAAAAAAGGAAGAGAGATAATAGAATTAAAATATGATTATGTATATGATTTTAAAGAAGGCTTAGCAATAGTAGAAAAATATAATAGATTTGGGCTAATAGATAAAAAAGGAAATAATATAATAGATATAAAGTATGATGGTATAGATATTGATTTTAGAAATGATTTAATATTTGTAAAGAAAAAAGGAAAATGGGGATTCATAGATAAATTAGGCACAGAGTTAACGGAATTTGTATATGATAAAATTATTACTTTAAAAGAAGAAATATTAGTAGTATCGAAAGGAGAAAAAATTGGTTTTATAGATAAGACAGGTAAAGAAATTACAGAGATAAAATATGATTATATTGAATATTCATTAGGATGTATTAGATTACTATCTGAAAATAATAAACAAGTAAAAAATTATACACAAGATATTTTAAGTTTATTTTTAGAATCATATTGGGATTGTAATTATATCGATTATTTAACATCAGTATTTAGAGAAGATGCCATTATAGTAAAAAAAGATGGTAAATATGGCTATATAGACAAAATGGGAAAGGAATTAACAGAAATAAAATACGACGCCGTATCGACATTTACAGATGGCATTGCTGTAGCAATAAAAGACTTTAAAATAGATATAATAGACGGGGATATCCCATATCTAACATATCATGATGTGAATATATTAAGATGGATTATAGACAGAATAATAGAACAAGGTAAGTATATAGTTATTGATGTTAACTGGAAAAAAGTTAACACTTTGGAATATAATGTTTTAAAAGATAAATTAGAGTGTGCAGTAATATTAGCTCTGTTTGACTTTATATTATACTAA
- a CDS encoding WG repeat-containing protein, translating into MGYIDDLGDNMKCKDDDTLYEISDDDECLPEKFSRYEKIGAYQDSIALIRKGIIDNESYRYVYIDREGDEIIEAIYSDISFLFKEGLAVAEKDGKWGFIDKKGNKIIELKYDEAWPFDEDLAQVKKDGKFGCIDKKGREIIEIKYDEVWTYEEGLVIVQKDGKRGLVDKKGREIIELKYDVLYGFVGGLSAVQKDGKWGFIDKKGREIVELKYDEASYFQEG; encoded by the coding sequence ATGGGATATATTGATGATTTAGGTGATAATATGAAATGTAAAGATGATGATACGTTATATGAGATTTCAGATGATGATGAATGTCTACCTGAAAAGTTCTCAAGGTATGAGAAGATTGGAGCATATCAAGACAGCATAGCTCTTATAAGAAAAGGAATAATTGATAATGAAAGTTATAGATATGTATATATAGATAGAGAAGGTGATGAAATAATAGAAGCTATATATTCAGATATAAGTTTTTTATTTAAAGAAGGCTTAGCAGTAGCAGAAAAAGATGGAAAATGGGGATTCATAGACAAAAAAGGAAATAAGATAATAGAATTAAAATATGATGAAGCATGGCCTTTTGACGAAGATTTAGCACAAGTAAAAAAAGATGGAAAATTTGGATGTATAGATAAAAAAGGAAGAGAAATAATAGAAATAAAATATGATGAAGTATGGACTTATGAAGAAGGTTTAGTAATAGTACAAAAAGATGGAAAAAGGGGCTTAGTAGATAAAAAAGGAAGAGAGATAATAGAGTTAAAATATGATGTTTTATATGGTTTTGTAGGAGGTTTATCAGCAGTACAAAAAGATGGAAAATGGGGATTTATAGATAAAAAAGGAAGAGAGATAGTAGAGTTAAAATATGATGAAGCATCATATTTTCAAGAAGGTT
- a CDS encoding WG repeat-containing protein: VQKDGKWGFIDKSGNEIIELKYDEVYSFKEGLSAVQKDEKWGFIDKEGREIIELKYDEAWYFEEGLAKVKKNAK; encoded by the coding sequence AGTACAAAAAGATGGAAAATGGGGATTCATAGATAAAAGTGGAAATGAGATAATAGAGTTAAAATATGATGAGGTATATAGCTTTAAAGAAGGCTTATCAGCAGTACAAAAAGATGAAAAATGGGGATTCATAGACAAAGAAGGAAGAGAGATAATAGAGTTAAAATATGATGAAGCATGGTATTTTGAAGAAGGCTTAGCAAAAGTAAAGAAAAATGCTAAATAG
- a CDS encoding WG repeat-containing protein, with protein sequence MGYIDDSIDLGNNMQCKDDDSECLHENITRYEKIESYQDGMNIIRKEIGGNESYKYVYIDREGNEIIEAIYSNISFLFKEGLAAVQKDGKWGFIDKKGREIIELKYDDVRHFKDGLAEVQKDKKWGFIDKKGNEIIKLKYDEIWYFEEGLAEVQKDGKWGFIDKKGREIIELKYDGVYSFEEGLAAVQKDGKWGFIDKEGREIVELEYDDVYGFEEGLSATEKDGKWGFIDKEGREIVELKYDEAWYFKDGFGVVQKDGKWG encoded by the coding sequence ATGGGATATATTGATGATAGTATAGATTTAGGTAATAATATGCAATGTAAAGATGATGATAGTGAATGTCTACATGAAAATATTACTAGGTATGAGAAGATTGAATCATATCAAGATGGCATGAATATTATAAGAAAAGAAATAGGTGGTAATGAAAGTTATAAATATGTATATATAGACAGGGAAGGCAATGAAATAATAGAAGCTATATATTCAAATATAAGTTTTCTTTTTAAAGAAGGTTTGGCAGCAGTACAAAAAGATGGAAAATGGGGATTCATAGACAAAAAAGGAAGAGAGATAATAGAACTAAAATATGATGATGTAAGGCATTTTAAAGATGGATTGGCAGAAGTACAAAAAGATAAAAAATGGGGATTCATAGATAAAAAAGGAAATGAGATAATAAAATTAAAATATGATGAAATATGGTATTTTGAAGAAGGTTTGGCAGAAGTACAAAAAGATGGAAAATGGGGATTCATAGACAAAAAAGGAAGAGAGATAATAGAGCTAAAATATGATGGTGTATATAGTTTTGAAGAAGGTTTGGCAGCAGTACAAAAAGATGGAAAATGGGGATTCATAGATAAAGAAGGAAGAGAGATAGTAGAGTTAGAATATGATGATGTATATGGTTTTGAAGAAGGCTTATCAGCAACAGAGAAAGATGGAAAATGGGGATTCATAGACAAAGAAGGAAGAGAGATAGTAGAGTTAAAATATGATGAAGCATGGTATTTTAAAGATGGATTTGGAGTAGTACAAAAAGATGGAAAATGGGGATT
- the larB gene encoding nickel pincer cofactor biosynthesis protein LarB yields the protein MNDREFLEGIKNGAMSIEDGLEYMKDSNYKDLGFAKIDFDRKKRRHLPEVIFAQSKSDEHLIAIFKSFFERKENILATRARKEQFELLAKEMDNLIYDELSRTIRLEFEKIEKKGNIAICCGGTSDIPVCEEARITAEFFGANVTTFYDIGVSALKRLLSSIDEIKKANVIIAVAGMEGALSTVIAGLCDKPIIAVPTSVGYGANFNGLAPLLTMINSCSEGINIVNIDNGYGAAYNAVQINRLIEKY from the coding sequence ATGAATGATAGAGAATTTTTGGAAGGTATAAAAAACGGAGCCATGTCTATTGAAGATGGTCTTGAATATATGAAAGATTCAAATTACAAAGATTTAGGCTTTGCAAAAATTGACTTTGACAGAAAAAAAAGAAGACATCTGCCTGAGGTCATATTTGCACAGAGTAAGTCTGATGAACATTTGATAGCTATATTTAAGTCTTTTTTTGAAAGAAAAGAAAATATTTTGGCAACAAGAGCGAGAAAAGAACAATTTGAGCTTTTGGCAAAAGAGATGGACAATCTTATATATGACGAATTGTCAAGAACTATAAGATTGGAATTTGAAAAAATAGAAAAAAAGGGAAATATAGCAATATGTTGCGGTGGAACAAGCGATATACCTGTATGCGAGGAGGCAAGAATAACGGCAGAATTTTTCGGTGCAAATGTAACTACTTTTTATGATATTGGCGTATCGGCTCTTAAAAGATTATTGTCCTCCATAGATGAAATAAAAAAAGCAAATGTAATAATTGCAGTTGCAGGTATGGAGGGTGCATTATCGACAGTAATAGCCGGTTTGTGTGATAAACCTATAATAGCAGTACCTACATCTGTAGGTTATGGAGCAAATTTTAACGGCTTGGCACCACTTTTGACCATGATTAATTCATGCAGTGAAGGTATAAATATCGTGAATATAGATAACGGCTACGGAGCAGCTTATAACGCAGTACAAATAAACAGATTGATTGAAAAATATTAA
- the larE gene encoding ATP-dependent sacrificial sulfur transferase LarE — MELNFKEKQFFEYMKSLTDKKVVVAFSGGVDSSLVLKTAIDVSSANDVYAITFDTVLSPKNDIEITKKLAEDFGVRLEVVQTNEIEDEKILYNDKQRCYYCKKNLFENAIKLKEKLGFGYVLDGSNADDANVYRPGRKALKELGIISPLEKTGMSKNEVRQLAKKLEIKVHNRPSSPCLMTRFPYNKKVDISIFPKIDEVENYLKSLGFDNNRVRLYGDVTRIEVDVDKFPLFFEKRLEIIKKFKETGFVYVNLDIEGFRSGSMDIVIDKD; from the coding sequence ATGGAGTTAAATTTCAAGGAAAAACAATTTTTTGAATATATGAAATCTTTGACGGATAAAAAAGTTGTGGTAGCTTTTTCGGGTGGGGTTGACAGCTCGCTTGTTCTTAAAACAGCAATTGATGTGTCATCTGCAAATGATGTATATGCTATAACTTTTGATACGGTGCTCAGTCCTAAAAATGATATAGAGATTACAAAAAAATTGGCTGAAGATTTTGGAGTAAGACTTGAAGTTGTACAAACAAATGAAATAGAGGATGAAAAGATATTATATAATGACAAGCAGAGGTGTTATTATTGTAAAAAAAATCTTTTTGAAAATGCTATAAAATTAAAAGAAAAATTAGGGTTCGGCTATGTGCTTGACGGTTCTAATGCTGACGATGCAAATGTGTACAGACCTGGAAGAAAGGCACTTAAAGAGCTTGGCATTATAAGTCCGCTTGAAAAAACAGGAATGAGTAAAAATGAAGTCAGACAACTTGCTAAAAAACTTGAAATAAAAGTGCATAACAGGCCTTCGTCTCCATGTCTTATGACAAGATTTCCGTATAATAAAAAAGTGGATATAAGTATATTTCCAAAGATAGATGAAGTAGAAAATTATTTGAAATCACTCGGTTTTGATAATAATAGAGTCAGATTGTACGGAGATGTGACAAGAATTGAGGTGGATGTAGATAAATTTCCTTTATTTTTTGAAAAAAGATTGGAGATTATCAAGAAATTTAAAGAAACGGGGTTTGTCTATGTAAATCTTGATATAGAGGGATTTAGATCCGGAAGTATGGATATTGTAATAGATAAAGATTAG